The Chryseobacterium sp. 52 genome includes a region encoding these proteins:
- a CDS encoding bifunctional metallophosphatase/5'-nucleotidase — MDRKSFLKTIGGGTLAMTLAPNMMMAEELQILNLKSANKLTILHTNDQHSRIEPFDASYTKNPNQGGFARRASLIQQIRNQESNVLLLDSGDIFQGTPYFNFFGGELEFKLMSMMKYDASTMGNHDFDNSLDGFLKVLPNAKFPFICSNYDFKNTVLDGKTSQYKIFNKNGIKVGIFGVGIQLDGLVGKKQYGETVYSDPVEVAQHYSNFLKNDQKCDLVICLSHIGYDYKDEPNKISDKILAAKTENIDIILGGHTHTFLPEPQTFTNRQGKNVLVNQVGWAGLLLGRIDFYFDANKNVKHISWNNQAIDSSITV; from the coding sequence ATGGATAGAAAAAGTTTTTTAAAAACAATAGGTGGCGGAACTTTAGCAATGACTTTAGCTCCCAATATGATGATGGCGGAAGAATTACAAATTCTTAACTTAAAATCCGCAAATAAACTGACTATTCTTCATACCAACGACCAACACAGCAGAATAGAGCCTTTTGATGCAAGCTATACCAAAAATCCTAATCAGGGAGGTTTTGCAAGAAGGGCAAGCTTAATTCAGCAAATCAGAAATCAGGAAAGCAATGTGTTGCTTCTTGATTCCGGTGATATTTTCCAGGGAACTCCTTATTTCAATTTCTTCGGAGGTGAACTGGAGTTTAAACTGATGTCTATGATGAAGTATGATGCTTCAACAATGGGAAACCACGATTTTGACAACAGTCTGGATGGTTTCTTAAAAGTACTTCCTAATGCGAAGTTCCCATTTATCTGTTCAAACTATGATTTTAAAAATACAGTTCTGGACGGAAAGACTTCACAGTATAAAATTTTTAACAAAAACGGAATAAAAGTAGGAATTTTCGGAGTAGGAATCCAGCTGGACGGTCTTGTAGGCAAAAAGCAGTACGGCGAAACCGTATACTCAGATCCGGTAGAAGTAGCTCAGCATTATTCCAACTTCCTTAAAAATGATCAGAAATGTGATCTTGTGATCTGCCTTTCACATATCGGCTATGATTATAAAGATGAACCTAATAAAATAAGCGACAAAATTCTGGCTGCCAAAACGGAAAATATTGATATTATCTTAGGCGGACATACCCATACTTTTTTACCGGAACCTCAGACTTTTACCAACAGACAAGGCAAAAATGTTCTGGTAAACCAGGTAGGATGGGCAGGTCTTCTTCTCGGCAGAATAGATTTTTACTTTGACGCAAATAAAAACGTAAAGCATATTTCCTGGAACAACCAGGCAATAGACAGCAGCATAACCGTATAA
- a CDS encoding 5'-nucleotidase C-terminal domain-containing protein, whose translation MKNKFLLLGIALASLTACKTASTLQLADVKTQKNISINNELKNDEEFVKVIEPYKQKLDKEMNQKISHTSVDLTKQGDNSNLGNLLADYTFEGADAWTKNKLQKNVDAALINIGGIRTTIGKGDVLLKSVFEVMPFENEVIIVKMKGTDLQGLFDYYAKTQVNNPVSHLYIETNNGQLTKSLIKGKPVDPNQEYYIATSDYLALGGDNMKFFSKGEAISTGIRLRDLFIEYFKKTSEVVPNTDVRLNFIGKK comes from the coding sequence ATGAAAAATAAATTCTTGTTACTAGGAATTGCTCTGGCTTCACTTACTGCCTGCAAAACAGCTTCTACGCTGCAGCTGGCGGACGTAAAGACCCAGAAAAACATTTCTATTAATAATGAGCTAAAAAATGATGAGGAGTTTGTAAAAGTTATTGAACCTTATAAGCAGAAACTGGATAAAGAGATGAACCAAAAGATCTCCCACACCAGTGTAGACCTTACCAAACAGGGAGATAACAGCAATCTGGGCAATCTTTTGGCCGACTATACTTTCGAAGGCGCTGATGCCTGGACGAAAAATAAGCTTCAGAAAAACGTAGACGCCGCTCTGATCAATATCGGAGGAATCCGTACCACAATCGGGAAAGGGGATGTTCTTCTGAAAAGTGTTTTTGAAGTAATGCCTTTCGAAAATGAAGTAATCATTGTAAAAATGAAAGGAACAGATCTTCAGGGACTTTTTGATTACTATGCAAAAACTCAGGTTAACAACCCTGTTTCTCATTTATATATTGAAACCAATAACGGACAGCTCACCAAATCCCTGATCAAAGGAAAGCCTGTAGATCCTAACCAGGAGTATTACATTGCAACTTCAGATTATCTGGCGCTGGGTGGCGACAATATGAAATTCTTTTCCAAAGGAGAAGCAATTTCTACAGGAATCAGATTGAGAGATCTTTTCATTGAATATTTCAAGAAAACTTCCGAAGTGGTTCCCAATACAGATGTTCGTTTAAATTTTATCGGTAAGAAATAA